The following are encoded together in the Streptomyces sp. NBC_00358 genome:
- a CDS encoding response regulator transcription factor — protein MRIVIAEDDPLLREGLALLLRAEGLDVVATAGTPDEALAAIDEHKPDVAILDVRMPPTHTDEGIVAAVEARRRRPDLAVLVLSAYVEQSFATELLTSGVSGLGYLLKERVGRVEEFLDALRRVTDGGTAIDPEVIAQLFTRSHQDTRLDRLSPRERDVLALMAEGLGNTAVAERLVVTEGAVHKHIRSIFAKLDLSPTDRVDRRVAAVLRYLEDPRRPA, from the coding sequence ATGCGGATCGTGATCGCCGAGGACGACCCCTTGCTGCGCGAGGGCCTCGCTCTGCTGTTGCGCGCCGAGGGCCTCGACGTGGTGGCCACCGCGGGGACCCCCGACGAGGCGCTGGCCGCCATCGACGAACACAAGCCGGACGTCGCCATCCTCGACGTACGGATGCCGCCGACCCACACCGACGAGGGGATCGTCGCGGCGGTCGAGGCCCGGCGCCGACGGCCCGACCTGGCGGTCCTCGTGCTGTCCGCGTACGTCGAGCAGTCCTTCGCCACCGAGCTGCTCACCAGTGGTGTGAGCGGTCTCGGCTACCTGCTCAAGGAACGGGTCGGCCGGGTGGAGGAGTTCCTGGACGCGTTGCGGCGCGTGACGGACGGCGGTACCGCGATCGACCCCGAGGTCATCGCGCAGCTCTTCACCCGCTCCCACCAGGACACCCGCCTCGACCGGCTCAGTCCCCGCGAGCGGGACGTACTCGCCCTGATGGCCGAGGGGCTCGGCAACACCGCCGTCGCCGAACGGCTCGTCGTCACCGAGGGCGCCGTCCACAAACACATCCGCAGCATCTTCGCCAAACTCGACCTGTCGCCGACGGACCGGGTGGACCGGCGGGTCGCCGCGGTCCTGCGGTATCTGGAGGATCCACGGCGTCCGGCCTGA
- a CDS encoding sensor histidine kinase, whose amino-acid sequence MAVQQDATAGDGRVGLRDTVVGTTRAAGAAIAQLASGLGTAFLALLVLLWLAVTAVTSLVGVGLLMAPAVLSALHALAGRERGRLRRRGIEVITPEPPPTRLRLALVDPTTRRELRWLARHATLGFLLGLLGVVLPVIAARDSLFPLYWKLFPKDATATSVGLGHAHSWPQALAVVMLGVGWIAIILGLGPGMARSQARPGRLLLAAGPETDLSRRVAELTATRAAALDAHATELRRIERSLHDGTQNRIVSVTVLLGAARRMVARDPAGADELLERAQSAAEQALAELRTVSRSILPPVLDDRGLAGALSGLAANCAVPCRIDVAVPERCAASVEATAYFIVAEALTNIAKHSGAASATVIARSRGGRLHLCVEDDGRGGADEDGGSGLTGIRRRIAAHDGALSLASPPGGPTTLKVDLPCGS is encoded by the coding sequence ATGGCGGTCCAGCAGGACGCGACAGCCGGTGACGGGCGGGTGGGCCTCAGGGACACCGTCGTAGGGACCACGAGAGCGGCCGGCGCCGCGATCGCACAACTCGCCTCCGGGCTCGGTACGGCCTTCCTCGCGCTGCTCGTGCTGCTCTGGCTGGCGGTCACCGCCGTGACGAGCCTGGTCGGGGTGGGACTGCTCATGGCCCCCGCGGTCCTGAGCGCGCTGCACGCCCTGGCCGGCCGGGAACGCGGCCGGCTCCGCCGCCGGGGCATCGAGGTCATCACCCCGGAACCTCCGCCGACACGGCTGCGGCTCGCCCTCGTCGACCCCACCACCCGACGCGAACTGCGCTGGCTGGCCCGGCACGCCACCCTGGGGTTCCTCCTGGGGCTCCTCGGTGTCGTCCTGCCGGTCATCGCCGCGCGCGACAGTCTCTTTCCGCTGTACTGGAAGCTCTTTCCCAAGGACGCGACCGCCACGTCCGTGGGGCTCGGCCACGCACACTCCTGGCCACAGGCGCTCGCCGTGGTCATGCTGGGCGTGGGCTGGATCGCCATCATCCTGGGGCTCGGCCCCGGCATGGCCCGTTCCCAGGCCCGGCCCGGACGCCTGCTCCTCGCGGCCGGACCGGAAACGGATCTCTCGCGCCGTGTCGCCGAACTCACCGCCACCCGTGCCGCCGCCCTGGACGCCCACGCCACCGAGCTGCGCCGCATCGAGCGCTCCCTGCACGACGGCACCCAGAACCGGATCGTCTCCGTCACCGTCCTGCTCGGCGCCGCCCGCCGCATGGTCGCCCGCGACCCCGCGGGCGCCGACGAACTCCTCGAACGCGCCCAGTCCGCCGCCGAGCAGGCACTCGCGGAGCTGCGCACGGTCTCCCGGAGCATCCTGCCCCCGGTGCTGGACGACCGCGGGCTGGCCGGCGCGCTCTCGGGGCTCGCCGCGAACTGCGCGGTGCCCTGCCGGATCGACGTGGCGGTACCCGAACGGTGTGCCGCCTCCGTCGAGGCGACCGCCTACTTCATCGTGGCCGAGGCCCTGACCAACATCGCCAAACACAGCGGCGCCGCGAGCGCCACCGTCATCGCGCGCAGCCGCGGCGGGCGCCTCCACCTGTGCGTCGAGGACGACGGCCGGGGCGGCGCGGACGAGGACGGCGGCTCCGGACTCACCGGCATCCGCCGCCGGATCGCGGCGCACGACGGCGCCCTCTCCCTGGCCAGCCCGCCCGGCGGCCCGACAACCCTGAAGGTGGACCTTCCCTGTGGATCGTGA